One genomic window of Actinoplanes lobatus includes the following:
- a CDS encoding DUF4190 domain-containing protein, giving the protein MTYPPADGNPDPYQPPQPPANDPTLQYPPPYSPPTSPAPSSGPGYSPAPGYKSATDGTGYPPAGAGYPPPSAGYGPPPGYGPPGAPGYGAPGYGAPYPYYGAPRPTNGLAIASLICSLAGLVTCISAPVGVVLGHIAKKQIRQTGEAGEGMATAGLWVGYILSVLSLIVIIFYVVVFVWAIADGAAGNTTF; this is encoded by the coding sequence ATGACCTATCCCCCGGCTGACGGCAACCCGGATCCTTACCAGCCGCCGCAGCCTCCGGCCAATGACCCGACTCTGCAGTACCCGCCGCCGTACTCGCCTCCGACGAGTCCCGCGCCGTCCAGTGGACCCGGTTACTCGCCGGCGCCGGGCTACAAGTCGGCGACGGACGGGACGGGATATCCGCCCGCGGGGGCCGGATATCCGCCGCCGTCGGCCGGGTACGGTCCTCCGCCCGGCTACGGGCCGCCCGGTGCGCCCGGCTACGGTGCGCCCGGCTACGGTGCGCCCTACCCGTACTACGGCGCTCCGCGGCCCACCAACGGCCTGGCCATCGCGTCGCTGATCTGCTCGCTCGCCGGTCTCGTGACGTGCATCAGCGCGCCGGTCGGCGTGGTGCTCGGGCACATCGCGAAGAAGCAGATCCGGCAGACCGGCGAGGCCGGCGAGGGCATGGCCACCGCGGGCCTGTGGGTCGGTTACATCCTCAGCGTGCTGAGCCTGATCGTCATCATCTTCTACGTGGTCGTGTTCGTCTGGGCGATCGCTGACGGCGCCGCGGGCAACACGACGTTCTGA
- a CDS encoding Mrp/NBP35 family ATP-binding protein, whose translation MSAPANTLEDAIQAALATVDDPEIRRPITDLGMVSGFTVSDGLVKVDLLLTVAGCPLRDKLTNDITAALTTIPGIDRVEINFGVMTDEQRKALQTTLRGGGASAEPVIPFAQPGSRTRVYAVASGKGGVGKSSVTVNLAAALAKRGLSVGVIDADIYGHSVPRMLGVESRPTRVEEMIMPPQSHGVKVISIGMFTSGNAAVVWRGPMLHRALQQFLADVYWGDLDVLLLDLPPGTGDVAISLAQLLPNAEILVVTTPQMAAAEVAERAGAIALQTHQRLVGVVENMSWLELPDGSRMEVFGAGGGQTVADSLSTTIGARVELLGQIPLDTRVREAGDGGTPIVLAEPDAPAAKAIDGVADKLAVRRESLVGKPLGLMVNAKRG comes from the coding sequence ATGTCCGCTCCCGCCAACACGCTCGAGGATGCGATCCAGGCCGCTCTGGCGACCGTGGACGACCCCGAGATCCGCCGCCCGATCACCGACCTCGGCATGGTCTCGGGCTTCACCGTGAGCGACGGCCTGGTCAAGGTCGATCTGCTGCTCACCGTCGCCGGCTGCCCGCTGCGGGACAAGCTGACCAACGACATCACCGCCGCTCTCACGACGATCCCCGGCATCGACCGGGTCGAGATCAATTTCGGGGTGATGACCGACGAGCAGCGCAAGGCGCTGCAAACCACGCTGCGCGGTGGTGGCGCTTCGGCGGAACCGGTCATTCCCTTCGCTCAGCCCGGCTCCCGGACCAGGGTGTACGCGGTTGCCAGTGGAAAGGGTGGCGTCGGCAAGTCGAGCGTCACCGTGAACCTGGCCGCGGCCCTGGCCAAGCGGGGCCTGTCGGTCGGCGTGATCGACGCGGACATCTACGGCCACTCGGTGCCGCGGATGCTCGGTGTGGAGAGCCGTCCGACCCGGGTCGAGGAAATGATCATGCCGCCGCAGTCGCACGGCGTGAAGGTCATCTCGATCGGCATGTTCACGTCCGGCAACGCCGCGGTGGTCTGGCGTGGCCCGATGCTGCACCGCGCCCTGCAGCAGTTCCTCGCCGACGTCTACTGGGGCGACCTGGACGTGCTGCTGCTCGACCTGCCGCCGGGCACCGGTGACGTGGCCATCTCGCTGGCGCAGCTCCTGCCGAACGCGGAGATCCTGGTCGTCACCACCCCGCAGATGGCCGCCGCCGAGGTGGCCGAGCGGGCCGGGGCGATCGCCCTCCAGACCCATCAGCGCCTGGTCGGCGTGGTGGAGAACATGTCGTGGCTGGAGCTGCCGGACGGCTCCCGCATGGAGGTCTTCGGCGCGGGCGGCGGCCAGACCGTCGCCGATTCGCTGAGCACCACCATCGGCGCCCGGGTCGAGCTGCTCGGTCAGATCCCGCTGGACACCCGGGTCCGTGAGGCCGGCGACGGCGGCACCCCGATCGTGCTGGCCGAGCCGGACGCCCCGGCCGCCAAGGCCATCGACGGCGTGGCCGACAAGCTGGCCGTCCGCCGCGAGTCCCTCGTCGGCAAGCCCTTGGGCCTCATGGTGAATGCCAAGCGGGGCTAG
- a CDS encoding SDR family NAD(P)-dependent oxidoreductase — MVFDARSTGGSPSRRDTTRPADGRPPNSGAPGETADRPTGTDMQELVEAEIEASGDAPVTLRLDGKVALVTGAGSPDGIGYATARRLRDLGARVAIVSTTRRIHDRATELGVTGFVADLTDESEVGALADAIADQLGDVEVLVNNAGLASRASPEVLRPVAQLTFDEWKAEIDRNLSTAFLCSRAFVGGMSERGWGRIVNLAATAGPVNALPTEAAYAAAKAGVVGLTRALAMELVADGVNVNCVAPGTIYTAASTVTEIKQGLGTPIGRPGTPDEVAAAVSFLCSPAASYITGQMLVVDGGNSVREAQFR, encoded by the coding sequence ATGGTCTTCGACGCCCGTTCCACCGGGGGCAGCCCGTCCCGGCGCGACACCACACGCCCGGCCGACGGCCGACCACCGAACTCCGGCGCACCCGGCGAAACCGCCGACCGCCCGACCGGAACCGACATGCAGGAGCTCGTCGAGGCGGAGATCGAGGCCTCCGGCGACGCCCCGGTGACGCTCCGCCTGGACGGGAAGGTCGCCCTGGTCACGGGCGCCGGCAGCCCGGACGGGATCGGGTACGCGACGGCTCGCCGCCTGCGTGACCTCGGCGCCCGGGTGGCGATCGTGTCCACCACCCGCCGCATCCACGACCGCGCCACCGAGCTCGGCGTGACCGGCTTCGTGGCCGACCTCACCGACGAGTCCGAGGTCGGCGCCCTGGCCGACGCGATCGCCGACCAGCTCGGCGACGTCGAGGTGCTGGTCAACAACGCCGGCCTGGCGAGCCGGGCCAGCCCCGAGGTGCTGCGGCCGGTCGCCCAGCTCACCTTCGACGAGTGGAAGGCCGAGATCGACCGGAACCTCAGCACCGCCTTCCTGTGCAGCCGGGCGTTCGTCGGCGGCATGTCGGAGCGCGGCTGGGGGCGGATCGTCAATCTGGCCGCCACCGCCGGCCCGGTGAACGCGCTGCCCACCGAGGCGGCGTACGCGGCCGCCAAGGCCGGTGTGGTGGGCCTGACCCGGGCGCTGGCCATGGAGCTGGTCGCCGACGGGGTCAACGTCAACTGCGTGGCCCCCGGCACGATCTACACGGCCGCCTCGACGGTGACCGAGATCAAGCAGGGTCTGGGTACCCCGATCGGCCGCCCGGGCACCCCGGACGAGGTCGCCGCGGCGGTCAGCTTCCTCTGCTCGCCGGCCGCGTCCTACATCACCGGCCAGATGCTGGTGGTCGACGGCGGCAACAGCGTCCGCGAGGCACAGTTCCGCTGA
- a CDS encoding intein-containing Rv2578c family radical SAM protein, with protein sequence MRWSHLSAQPGDGSLPDRAAPAAPPLPLALPGATVRRFDTPGFAGMTFYEIQAKSLINRVPGASRVPFEWTVNPYRGCSHACTYCLAGDTPILLADGSTRPLAQIRPGDAVMGTMGAGAHRRCVPTTVLDHWETSKPAFRVTLADGTRLVASGDHRFLTDRGWRHVSPAEPHQPALAVGDLMFGVGHFAEPPKESPDYQSGFVCGLIRGDASGPGVAVEGDAWVRADAYLDDVSLTEAVRWPELPSSDWFRGFLAGAFGAVGRTDRLAVVLESTDVGYLRWIVHALTHLGLVARGPGPVRPGATGRVETERHLDAALRFRHLTGASMGPLDASGVGVRGERRLAVADIEELGLTLPLFDISTGTGDFIADGVVSHNCFARKTHTYLDLDAGHDFDSRVLVKVNAGEVIRRELADPRWAGAPIAMGTNVDVYQRAEGRYRLMPEILAALRDHANPFSILTKGTLILRDLDLLRQAAEVTRVGLAVSVGFVDEAVWRSAEPGTPSPARRLEVVRRLTDAGFAVNVLMAPILPGLTDTDESIDETVAAIAAAGAAGVTPLALHLRPGAREWFASWIGREHPHLRPRYRELYGNGSYLPRAYQDEIAARVRMATRRHGLHRPSAPAGAHRPAGEAPPAGPVHDQLTLL encoded by the coding sequence ATGCGATGGTCCCACCTGTCGGCTCAGCCCGGTGACGGCTCGCTCCCGGACAGGGCGGCGCCGGCGGCCCCACCCCTGCCGCTGGCGCTGCCCGGCGCCACCGTGCGCCGGTTCGACACTCCCGGGTTCGCCGGGATGACGTTCTACGAGATCCAGGCGAAATCCCTGATCAACCGGGTGCCCGGCGCCTCACGGGTGCCGTTCGAGTGGACCGTCAACCCCTATCGCGGTTGTTCGCACGCGTGCACGTACTGCCTGGCCGGTGACACCCCGATCCTGCTCGCCGACGGCTCCACCCGGCCGCTGGCGCAGATCCGGCCCGGCGACGCGGTGATGGGCACGATGGGCGCCGGAGCACACCGGCGGTGTGTGCCCACCACGGTCCTCGACCACTGGGAGACCAGCAAGCCGGCGTTCCGGGTGACCCTGGCCGACGGGACCCGCCTGGTGGCGAGCGGCGACCACCGCTTCCTCACCGACCGCGGCTGGCGGCACGTCAGCCCGGCCGAGCCGCACCAGCCGGCGCTCGCCGTCGGGGACCTGATGTTCGGGGTGGGCCACTTCGCCGAGCCGCCCAAGGAGTCGCCCGACTACCAGTCCGGGTTCGTCTGCGGCCTGATCCGGGGTGACGCGTCCGGGCCCGGGGTGGCGGTCGAGGGCGACGCCTGGGTGCGGGCCGACGCCTACCTGGACGACGTCTCCCTCACCGAGGCGGTGCGCTGGCCCGAGCTGCCCAGCAGCGACTGGTTCCGCGGCTTCCTGGCCGGCGCCTTCGGTGCGGTCGGGCGGACCGATCGGCTGGCCGTGGTCCTGGAGAGCACCGACGTCGGCTATCTGCGGTGGATCGTGCACGCCCTGACCCATCTCGGCCTGGTGGCCCGGGGCCCGGGGCCGGTGCGGCCGGGCGCGACCGGCCGGGTGGAGACCGAGCGCCACCTCGACGCGGCACTGCGCTTCCGGCACCTGACCGGCGCCTCGATGGGCCCGCTGGACGCCTCCGGGGTCGGGGTCCGCGGGGAGCGGCGGCTGGCCGTCGCCGACATCGAGGAGCTCGGGCTCACCCTGCCGCTCTTCGACATCTCCACCGGGACCGGCGACTTCATCGCCGACGGGGTGGTCAGTCACAACTGCTTCGCCCGGAAGACGCACACCTATCTGGATCTCGACGCCGGCCACGACTTCGACAGCCGCGTCCTGGTGAAGGTGAACGCCGGTGAGGTGATCCGCCGGGAGCTGGCCGACCCGCGCTGGGCCGGGGCGCCGATCGCGATGGGCACCAACGTCGACGTCTACCAGCGGGCCGAGGGCCGCTACCGGCTCATGCCGGAGATCCTGGCGGCGCTGCGCGACCACGCCAACCCGTTCTCCATCCTCACCAAGGGCACCCTGATCCTGCGCGATCTCGATCTGCTGCGGCAGGCCGCCGAGGTGACCCGGGTGGGGCTGGCGGTCTCGGTCGGCTTCGTGGACGAGGCGGTCTGGCGCTCCGCCGAACCGGGCACGCCGAGCCCGGCCCGCCGGCTGGAGGTGGTCCGGCGGCTGACCGACGCCGGCTTCGCGGTCAACGTGCTGATGGCCCCGATCCTGCCCGGGCTCACCGACACCGACGAGTCGATCGACGAGACCGTGGCCGCGATCGCGGCGGCCGGGGCCGCCGGCGTGACCCCGCTGGCGCTGCATCTGCGCCCGGGCGCCCGCGAGTGGTTCGCGTCCTGGATCGGCCGGGAGCACCCGCACCTGCGGCCGCGCTACCGGGAGCTGTACGGCAACGGCAGCTACCTGCCCCGGGCCTACCAGGACGAGATCGCGGCCCGCGTGCGGATGGCGACCCGGCGGCACGGCCTGCACCGGCCGTCGGCTCCGGCCGGGGCCCATCGGCCGGCCGGTGAGGCACCCCCGGCCGGCCCGGTTCACGACCAGCTCACCCTGCTGTGA
- a CDS encoding DMT family transporter has protein sequence MNMRSPGQPASLILALTVAVLAVSSSAPLIAFAAAPALAIAFWRNGLAALVLTPITLGPRRAEVRRAAAGPAGILCVLAGLALALHFATWMPSVQLGSVATATALVATQPVWQGLIAAAQGRRPSAAGWTGIGLAVAGAAWATGADVGVSGQAVLADVLALLGAVAAAVYTALGERARTRLSTTTYTWICYGTCAVVLLAVCLLFGVDLTGYDSRTWAAILAIVAGAQLLGHSMFNYALQHTSATTVSVLILLEVPGAAFLAWWWLGQVPRAGSLPGLALLLTGVAVFLVGAARVVRTESLSS, from the coding sequence ATGAATATGCGCTCACCAGGTCAACCGGCGAGCCTGATCTTGGCACTGACCGTGGCGGTGCTGGCCGTTTCCTCGTCGGCCCCGTTGATCGCCTTCGCGGCCGCGCCGGCCCTTGCCATCGCGTTCTGGCGCAACGGCCTCGCGGCGCTCGTGCTCACCCCGATCACGCTCGGCCCGCGCCGGGCCGAGGTGCGCCGGGCCGCCGCCGGCCCGGCCGGGATCCTCTGCGTGCTCGCCGGCCTGGCGCTGGCCCTGCACTTCGCGACGTGGATGCCGAGCGTGCAGCTCGGCTCGGTGGCCACCGCGACCGCGCTGGTCGCCACCCAGCCGGTCTGGCAGGGCCTGATCGCGGCGGCGCAGGGCCGGCGGCCCTCGGCGGCCGGGTGGACCGGTATCGGGCTGGCGGTGGCCGGCGCCGCCTGGGCCACCGGAGCCGACGTCGGGGTGTCCGGGCAGGCCGTGCTCGCCGACGTGCTGGCACTGCTCGGGGCGGTCGCGGCGGCCGTCTACACGGCCCTCGGCGAGCGGGCCCGGACCCGGCTGAGCACCACCACGTACACCTGGATCTGCTATGGCACGTGCGCCGTCGTGCTGCTCGCCGTCTGCCTGCTCTTCGGCGTCGACCTGACCGGGTACGACAGCCGCACCTGGGCGGCGATCCTGGCCATCGTGGCGGGCGCCCAGCTGCTGGGGCACTCGATGTTCAACTACGCGCTCCAGCACACGTCGGCCACCACGGTCAGCGTCCTGATCCTGCTGGAGGTGCCGGGCGCGGCCTTCCTCGCCTGGTGGTGGCTCGGGCAGGTGCCGCGGGCGGGCTCCCTGCCGGGGCTGGCGCTGCTGCTGACCGGGGTCGCGGTGTTCCTCGTGGGTGCGGCCCGGGTGGTCCGTACCGAATCTCTTTCCAGCTAA
- a CDS encoding DUF1003 domain-containing protein — translation MQLPRFDPEAFGRWSESIARYMGTAKFIVYMTVLIAAWFAWNTLAPENLRFDPYTFTFLTLILSLQASYAAPLILLAQNRQADRDRLAMEEDRRRAAMQKADTEFLAREIAALRIALGDVATRDFLRSELTRLADELDEAAMRREKRRTE, via the coding sequence ATGCAGTTGCCCCGGTTCGACCCGGAGGCGTTCGGCCGCTGGTCGGAGAGCATCGCGCGGTACATGGGCACGGCGAAGTTCATCGTCTACATGACCGTGCTGATCGCCGCCTGGTTCGCGTGGAACACGCTGGCGCCGGAGAACCTGCGCTTCGACCCGTACACGTTCACCTTCCTCACCCTGATCCTGTCGCTGCAGGCGTCGTACGCCGCGCCGTTGATCCTTCTGGCGCAGAACCGGCAGGCCGACCGCGACCGGCTCGCCATGGAGGAGGACCGGCGGCGGGCGGCGATGCAGAAGGCGGACACCGAGTTCCTGGCCCGCGAGATCGCCGCGCTGCGGATCGCCCTGGGCGACGTCGCGACCCGGGACTTCCTGCGGTCGGAGCTGACCCGTCTCGCGGACGAGCTGGACGAGGCCGCGATGCGCCGCGAGAAGCGCCGTACGGAGTGA
- a CDS encoding CoA-binding protein translates to MRSAQQILAGASVIAVVGASRDPYKPAHTIPLQMLRHGWRIIPVNPFVDELFGVPTVPTLAEIDEPVDLVNVFRPARDAVDVVRQAVAVKAPAVWLQSGIVSAEARRIAEEAGLEYVEDRCLAVERALGQLTRRP, encoded by the coding sequence ATGCGGAGCGCTCAGCAGATCCTGGCCGGGGCGAGTGTCATCGCGGTGGTGGGAGCCTCCCGTGATCCCTACAAACCGGCGCACACCATTCCGCTGCAGATGCTCCGGCACGGGTGGCGGATCATCCCGGTCAACCCGTTCGTCGACGAGCTGTTCGGCGTCCCGACCGTGCCCACGCTGGCCGAGATCGACGAGCCGGTCGACCTGGTGAACGTGTTCCGTCCCGCCCGGGACGCCGTCGACGTGGTCCGGCAGGCGGTGGCCGTGAAAGCGCCCGCCGTGTGGTTGCAGAGCGGCATCGTCTCGGCCGAGGCGCGGCGGATCGCCGAGGAGGCGGGGCTCGAGTATGTCGAGGACCGCTGTCTGGCCGTCGAACGGGCGCTGGGACAGCTCACCAGACGTCCCTGA
- a CDS encoding magnesium transporter MgtE N-terminal domain-containing protein, translating to MGTRIYLARLAGLPVFDPNGDRVGRIRDAVVRLRTTNRPPQIVGLVAEMALRRRIFLPIGRVTSMDAEAVVLGTGTLNLRRFEKRPNELLILEDLLDRRVTVVPEHGEGPVHHGIVVDVGMDLNRNTEWIVTRIAVRELTGRLARRGHVYQAEYDRVRGLVGPTDTQGTANLMAVLDQMRPADMANALQHLPDARRNEVAAALDDRRLADVLEELPEHDQVEILVGLERERAADVLERMDPDDAADLLAELPHTEQAVLLDLMEPEEAAPVRQLMSYQAGTAGSVMTSEPVILTPDATVAEALARIRNPDLSPVVAAQVFVARAPMATPTGKYLGVVHFQRLLREPPAAIMGGLVDSDIEPLRTETGLAEITRRMATYDLVAMPVVDSAYRLLGAVTVDDVLDHLLPRDWREHDVHVDEQVIP from the coding sequence ATGGGGACGAGGATTTATCTGGCTCGCCTCGCCGGTCTGCCGGTGTTCGACCCCAACGGCGACCGGGTGGGGCGGATTCGTGACGCGGTCGTCCGCCTGCGCACCACCAACCGCCCGCCGCAGATCGTCGGCCTGGTCGCCGAGATGGCGCTGCGGCGGCGCATCTTCCTGCCGATCGGCCGGGTCACCAGCATGGACGCGGAGGCGGTCGTGCTCGGCACGGGCACCCTCAACCTGCGCCGGTTCGAGAAGCGGCCGAACGAGCTGCTGATCCTGGAGGATCTGCTGGACCGCCGGGTGACCGTGGTGCCGGAGCACGGTGAGGGCCCCGTCCACCACGGGATCGTGGTCGACGTCGGCATGGACCTGAACCGGAACACCGAGTGGATCGTCACGCGGATCGCGGTCCGGGAGCTGACCGGGCGGCTGGCCCGGCGCGGGCACGTCTACCAGGCCGAGTACGACCGGGTCCGTGGCCTGGTCGGCCCCACCGACACCCAGGGGACCGCGAACCTGATGGCCGTGCTGGACCAGATGCGCCCCGCCGACATGGCGAACGCGCTGCAACATCTGCCGGACGCCCGCCGCAACGAGGTGGCCGCCGCCCTGGACGACCGGCGGCTGGCCGACGTGCTGGAGGAGCTGCCCGAGCACGACCAGGTGGAGATCCTGGTCGGGCTGGAACGGGAACGGGCCGCCGACGTGCTCGAGCGGATGGACCCGGACGACGCGGCCGACCTGCTCGCCGAGCTGCCGCACACCGAGCAGGCGGTGCTGCTCGACCTCATGGAGCCGGAGGAGGCCGCGCCGGTCCGGCAGCTGATGAGCTACCAGGCGGGCACCGCGGGCAGTGTGATGACCTCGGAGCCGGTGATCCTCACCCCGGACGCCACGGTCGCCGAGGCGCTCGCCCGGATCCGCAACCCCGACCTGTCGCCGGTGGTCGCCGCACAGGTCTTCGTGGCCCGGGCGCCGATGGCCACGCCGACGGGTAAGTACCTGGGCGTGGTGCACTTCCAGCGACTGCTACGGGAACCGCCGGCCGCGATCATGGGCGGGCTGGTGGACAGCGACATAGAGCCGTTACGGACCGAGACCGGGCTGGCCGAGATCACCCGGCGGATGGCGACGTACGACCTGGTGGCCATGCCGGTGGTGGACTCGGCGTACCGGCTGCTCGGCGCGGTGACCGTCGACGACGTGCTGGACCATCTGCTGCCACGCGACTGGCGGGAACATGACGTACACGTGGACGAGCAGGTGATCCCGTGA
- a CDS encoding Sec-independent protein translocase family protein, giving the protein MFENLNWWEIGALLMLALLIFGERLPKVLGDGLRMLRGLRNMAQNATSDLSRELGTDIQLEDLHPKAFIRKHLLSEEDEQALRKPLQSLFDDVKQDLNGVKSELSDVASAADFKSAPKSTAPAEAPRPAQHYDLDAT; this is encoded by the coding sequence GTGTTCGAGAATCTGAACTGGTGGGAGATCGGCGCGCTGCTCATGCTCGCGCTGTTGATCTTCGGTGAGCGCCTGCCCAAGGTGCTCGGGGACGGCCTGCGCATGCTGCGCGGCCTGCGCAACATGGCGCAGAACGCGACGTCCGACCTGAGCCGCGAGCTTGGCACCGACATCCAGCTGGAAGACCTGCACCCGAAGGCGTTCATCCGCAAGCACCTGCTCAGCGAGGAGGACGAGCAGGCGCTGCGCAAGCCGTTGCAGAGCCTCTTCGACGACGTGAAGCAGGACCTCAACGGGGTCAAGTCGGAGCTCTCCGACGTCGCCTCGGCGGCCGACTTCAAGAGCGCCCCGAAAAGCACCGCGCCGGCCGAGGCTCCTCGACCGGCGCAGCATTACGACCTGGATGCGACCTGA
- a CDS encoding PhzF family phenazine biosynthesis protein — MSTLAYEIVDVFTDRPFAGNPLAVVFGGARLATAQMQALAREFNLSETVFPLPPTASGATYRARIFTPEGEIPFAGHPSVGVAVTAMRRGMFRAGEVIQECGAGLLPITVTAAGTATLTGAEPRLGAPLDPAPLLAAVGLTASDHAGDDLAAPRSAGCGLDWVLLPVCREALARARVDVAAAERAGVTDISVFSWADGEAHARVFVAGGAVPEDPATGSAALALGVWLVAAGRLPGEGVSSYRIHQGVEMKRPSRLECTVTASGGAAVSATVTGHVWQVASGEIAVPPFIG; from the coding sequence ATGTCCACCTTGGCGTACGAGATCGTCGACGTGTTCACGGATCGGCCGTTCGCCGGCAATCCACTCGCCGTGGTGTTCGGTGGCGCGCGGCTCGCGACCGCCCAGATGCAGGCCCTGGCCCGCGAGTTCAACCTCTCCGAGACGGTGTTCCCGCTGCCTCCGACGGCGTCCGGGGCCACGTACCGGGCCCGCATCTTCACCCCGGAGGGCGAGATCCCGTTCGCCGGCCATCCCTCCGTCGGGGTGGCGGTCACCGCGATGCGCCGGGGCATGTTCCGGGCCGGTGAAGTGATCCAGGAGTGCGGCGCGGGCCTGCTGCCGATCACCGTGACGGCCGCGGGCACGGCCACGCTCACCGGCGCCGAACCCCGGCTCGGCGCGCCGCTCGATCCGGCGCCGCTGCTCGCGGCGGTCGGCCTGACGGCCTCCGACCACGCCGGTGACGATCTCGCTGCCCCACGTTCCGCCGGGTGCGGCCTGGACTGGGTGCTTCTTCCGGTATGCCGGGAAGCGCTCGCCCGTGCCCGGGTCGACGTGGCCGCGGCGGAACGGGCCGGGGTCACCGACATCAGCGTCTTCTCCTGGGCTGACGGCGAGGCGCACGCCCGCGTCTTCGTGGCCGGCGGCGCCGTGCCCGAGGATCCGGCGACCGGCTCGGCGGCGCTGGCCCTCGGCGTGTGGCTGGTGGCGGCGGGCCGGCTGCCCGGCGAGGGCGTCTCGTCCTACCGCATCCACCAGGGCGTGGAGATGAAGCGCCCGTCCCGCCTGGAGTGCACGGTCACGGCCTCCGGCGGCGCCGCCGTCTCCGCCACGGTCACCGGCCACGTCTGGCAGGTCGCCTCAGGCGAGATAGCAGTCCCGCCCTTCATCGGCTGA
- a CDS encoding HAD family hydrolase, with amino-acid sequence MPAYRAVVFDFFGTLTRSVQRGPQHAAIARSLGADPDAVVGVLDRTFRARACGRYGSAEATLRWVIEQAGGHPHPGAIRAGVPARVDALRADTQLRPDAVSALAAVRRRGVRTAVVSDCTHELPAFLPGLPVAPLLDAQIYSVEIGVCKPDPEIYLAACDALGVFPEDCLYVGDGGSHELTGAAAVGMTPVRLAAPDLANHLVFDADTNFAGRTVRSLTEVLTLLDSVPVLV; translated from the coding sequence ATGCCCGCCTACCGTGCGGTCGTGTTTGACTTTTTCGGCACTTTGACCCGATCTGTCCAGCGCGGTCCTCAGCACGCCGCCATCGCCCGGTCTCTCGGCGCCGACCCGGATGCCGTGGTCGGCGTCCTTGACCGCACCTTCCGGGCCCGGGCCTGCGGCCGTTACGGCTCCGCCGAAGCCACCCTCCGCTGGGTGATCGAGCAGGCCGGTGGCCATCCGCACCCGGGCGCCATCCGCGCCGGGGTGCCGGCCCGGGTCGACGCGCTGCGCGCCGACACCCAGCTGCGGCCGGACGCGGTGAGCGCCCTCGCCGCCGTCCGCCGCCGCGGGGTACGCACCGCGGTGGTCAGCGACTGCACCCACGAACTCCCCGCCTTCCTGCCCGGCCTGCCGGTCGCACCGCTGCTGGACGCCCAGATCTACTCGGTCGAGATCGGCGTGTGCAAGCCCGACCCGGAGATCTATCTGGCCGCCTGCGACGCCCTCGGAGTCTTCCCGGAGGACTGCCTGTACGTCGGCGACGGCGGAAGCCACGAGTTGACCGGGGCGGCGGCGGTCGGCATGACACCGGTCCGGCTGGCCGCCCCCGACCTCGCCAACCATCTGGTCTTCGACGCGGACACCAACTTCGCTGGGCGTACGGTCCGGTCGCTCACCGAGGTGCTGACACTGCTCGACTCGGTGCCCGTACTGGTCTGA